The DNA region gccacgtcagcttaccattacactgTTGATGGCAATtaacggctcaatgactaaaatgttacaacacgataacgtaagtgattaaaatgtaatatttcaaacataagtaactaaaatgtaacatgaggcaaacaaaagtgactattttgatagtttacccattttaaaaataataattttaaataatattcttcgcataatattaatattttaataataaatatttattaaaattataaatatattaataataaatgttttgtagtacaaaggttaaaatatgtcataaatctatatactcttcacaaatttacaatttagtttttgtacttttactttcaagaatttaatctctttacttttcatatttgaaaatcaagtccaattgttgacgttcttaaaattttttttgtcaatttttttgatataacatttttaaataaaaaaaatactcacttggtagtcatgtaactaaaaaagggcattgtaatgaacctaaatttaacaaaatatttttaatatatgcaaaaacaatgtaaaatataaatttatagatataaaataagctcaattaaacaataaaaatataagaaattctataatgtatatttgtttcattaaaatcgatttttatgaaatatttttaagaaatctgtcaaacagtaaaaaatattttacacagattcatccaaataccagaaaatatttatttttgtaaaaaagtaaattattttctaaaaatcatttttaatgaaacaaacagACCCTAAACCCCACCACGAAAAGCACACCCAATTAAAACACATGTTTTTATATATGCTAGATTTCAATATCATATGCATTGCTAGAATTTATATAGAGTAAATTAAActctttacaatttatttttttttcttgttgatTATAATAGTTggtaaataatatgtaattatcttAAATAcattagattagattagattagattatatatattatttataaaattttgtatatgaaatataaactcacttattttaaaaacaattaaaatttgcTGTTTAAAACTAAagtatttttttgtgttttgtttttttaacgaaaacacaataatttaaacaattcaatataaaatttaactttttatttattatataaattaatttttgggaAATTATTTAACATACTGACAAGTAGAATCATGGAATTAACATGTTAGGAGCGTAATTAGGGGTTGGCAAGGGCCCCAACcccctaaaatataattttttttatttaaatttatattagtaaaggtaaatttacactttggcccctctaaaaatgaattgatttaatcTTGTAAAAGTTGAATGTCGATCATGATAATCTAGAAAGATCgcaaagtaataaaaaaagaaaaataaaacatatagatTGTACGTGGAAATCCTTTCGAGAAAAAATCACGagcagaagaaaagaaaattcactaatgttgaaaatcgAATGATATAAAAAGAGTTCCGACtacatttatttaaaagttttaaaaaccttattctaatcaaaatcaaatagagaaagtgtaattctatatggattctctaattttaccactatattatttctttaacaggaatttagatcacacaactctaacaaatcttttaaaaattataaagatataggatattaaaatgataaaattataatttaatttcgacctcttttaaaaaaatatgattcgtgtatagtaaaatattaaaatataaatattgaaaaaaaaagataaatattaaattttcaaaattgattgtGGAATTAAACAAATACtattaatgtatcaaatattaacatttaatttaataaaaaatttaatagaattataattactatttatcaagaaaatttatttaaataaatattttaataagattaaaatttttatttctagaTATCACAAatcttcaaaaatatttaaattgacgATTAAGATTACattagaaaatttcttttttatatattatagaaaAAATCTATTTAGATAACGACGGTTTCAAAGTTCAAATTCAACACGTGTCTTTGTCtaattatggttaaaatatatcataaatccTTGCACTACTCAGAAATTTggattttagtcattttacttctTAGATTTCAACTGTTAATCCTGCTAAATTTTTGTTTGTTAAATCCAAGTTAATcacaatgtcatttttttaattacatgtttACCATGagattattttttctatttcaaaatgtcacacttacaaatttaatagtgttaacaattgaacctacaatttgaaatttaaaaagtaaatggactaaattcttgaaaataaaagtatataggctaaattcaaaattttggaaaaaagtaTAAGGGCTTATGCATatattaacctttaattatttgTTCTCCTTTACTGTTTCcttctctttattttcatttatttttttcctacttCTATTGTATTTCCGTTTCCGTTTCTTTCGCTTGAGCTGTTTATTTTCAAACTTACATCTCTATATAAAAGCCTCTTGCTTTGTTGTATGCTGAACCAAGATTATTGTAACTCACAAGATTtgttaagagaaaaaaaagaaagaaagaaaagaaaagtctAGTTTGGTAAGTGAAATGGAGGCAGGGAAAGGAACGGGGTCATCTCCTCCTTCCATAACTACTCAACTCTTTGGCTCTAGGGAACCACCACCATCTTCTAATGAGGTTTTAAGGGCTCTATTATCTCCTCAATCTAAGgtattttcttttatcatattCAAAAGTTATATCTTTATGAGGTTTgaattctttttcatttcttagGACTTCAATTCTTTTGTTAATGGAGTTTCTGGTCACATAAAGCTTCAAAGGTTGAATCCTTTCTTCTTTCAATTGGGTTATTTGATGCTGAATAAAAgatttttgttcttctttttttttttttacgagtggaaatttttttttaatcttctcTAAACGTTATTGATGCTTAAGGAAACAAAGACTTGACATTGTTTCTTAGTATTGATCTTGTTCTGTTGTGTTTTAACGTATTTTGTATAGTTCTTTGCCAGTGTTGTCTCATATGTAAGTTCTCTTTTCAGCCCAATTTTCTGTTTctgcttttcttttttgttttgatCGTTGACGTTTTAGTTTTTGTTAATTACACCATGTTGGTGATGGTTTAGGTGTCAGGAGGAAGGTATTTTCGTCCTGGCATGGTGGCTTTACCACAGGATTCCCTGAATGTGCCCCAGAATGCAAAGCCTACAACCAATGGTTTGTACATCATTTTTAGCCTTTTCaggattttattaaattcattcgtatattTATGCACAAGAACTTGCTCAAGTTGTTGTCTTGTTAGAGTCTTTATAACTCTGGTATTTGATTTAATACTATTTGGTAACTTAAGAGATAGTGGTAGAAATTAGATTATACTCTTTGCTCGTGTTTTGAATACACTTATTTTATGTCGTTCAATGACTTGATGCACTGCACTAGTTCTTGAATTCTTGTTTTTGTGTTTGAAAACTCTCTAAATAATCAATCCAAACTTGTCAGGTAATCATTCTAAAGGGCATGCGGGTGAAGTTCGAAGTGCAGAAAATGGAAGAGTGGGTTCTATCTATCAGGAGCAAATAGAACCATGTCATCTAAGTTCATCGATCTACCATGGTGGCCAAGACATATACATTCGATCCCACAGTGACCAGGACTCTGGATTGGTGAGTACCTCAAAAGACCTCTGGAGTATTCCTTCTGCattcaaattttgatttaggAATCTACTAACATGTTTTTCATAACTTTCTAGAACGATGACAGTGAAGAAGATGAATATGGGTATGCATCAAGAGGAAATTGGTGGCAAGGTATGGTTGTCTAATGGGGTCTTTATATTATGAGAAGCATAGCATTTAACTTTTTTAACTCTTAAGGttgatatctttttttttttttattcttctttttctgtaGGATCTGTCTATTATTGAGAGTTCACTTGCCAATCGACGTGCATATCAAGGTTAGATATTCACTGGGTTTGAAATAGTCAATCAACATGCTTATATATGGTCTTCTTGTTGGTACTGCATTAAACCCATTTCTCTATTAATCATCACTTAATAGGTAAGACCTTTAAAACCTGAACCAATTCTTCGACAACCGGTAGTTAAGAGTGTTAACCCTGCTTGGCCGGTAGTTAATAGGTAAGACATTCGGGAGTCCCACTTCATGACTCAGATTTTGCCTCTTAAGGATGCCACGCAGcataaaaagttaaaaacaaaCCTTCAATTGTGTGTGGCCCATCATCTCCCACAATTATCTTTCATTCTGTCGTTTCCTATTTACTTATGTGAACAGTTTAAGGTTCCCCAATCAAACGTTGCAGCCCACAGATTAAATCAGTCTTTAACTATCTATCAGTCGGTGGGGGCAAACCGCAAATGCCTTTTAACTAGTCGTTATAGATGATTGTAAGGGTTAGGACAAATATTCTGCAACCACACAACCTTTTGTGTGAAAGTTGATTAGGATTTTGATGTTACATTTATCAATGGTCGTCTTCATGATGGTTGAAACGTTGTTTTAGCTTTGTTAACAATTGTCAAACGAATCATACCTATAGAATCCAGGTTTGTCGATTTTTTATTGGCTTGCTAAACGAAGCTACAAAGAATAATGTAATAACATCATATAAAAAAAACTCTTCTATTGGGACAACTGGTTGAAATACATCCATCAACATTGGTTTCATTTAGGATACAAAACAAATCACAGGGCGACTCCTGTTCATCATTCTCAAACATCCTCCTATTTCTaccaaattttatataataaaaaaaactataattataGAAAGAGGTGAAAGATTGTCGTCTCAAGGAAATGGTTCATGGCGTGCAACATCAGGGTTCATTCTCTGGGGCTGGCTCGGGCTTTGGTAGGCTCACAGCCTCGTTTTAGACCCTCAAACGATACCCTCGATTCTCTAGCTATGCTTGAAGTTGAACCTGATTCAGTTACTTCATTTGGACTACTGTGTTCCTTATCTCTTAAATCAATACTAAGATAGTCTGTCAACAAGACCTTTTTCACACCCATCCCATGGTGTGGGATTTTGTTGCTTGAGAATAATGGTGAACTTTCTCCCTTAACGGGGCTAACTAGATGTGCTGGTGAAAAGTTTGGAGTTGTAAATGCAGTTCTATAAGGAGTGCTTGAGAAGGGCACCGAGTAAGGAATCGAAAGACTCTTCCGACCGATTACACCAACTCTGGTCGGCGAAGAGAATTGGTCTGAATGCTTGGtcaaatcatcaacataaagcaGATCATCGATACGCGCCACAATGTTAAATGCCAGGCTCTCTAAAACTCGAGAGTAGCTTTCCAAAATGGATTTCCCAATATCCTAAGTAGCACCACAACACTAAATTATTAGCATGGCTATTTAGAAAGCCTTCTTAAGAACAAATATGAAAGTGGAATTTGAGACACAAACCTTGTTGTACTGAATCTTGCTCATATCTAAAGTGGTCTGGGGAAGATCGGGGTACCGCTGCTTCAAGCAAAGCAGGAGGCTTTCGGCTCTATCTGCAAGTATTTCTCTCTTTTCAGCATCAACCATTAGATCCTTAACCATGTCCCATGACGACTTTGAACTAGAGCGGGATGTGTTGTTGACAGGTTTGGGATTGGTCTTTCTGCGCCACAGATATATTGAGGCCTCCACTCGGTTGGCGATCTCTATAGCTTGATGCTCGGAGGACAAATCAAGGCAATCAAGAAGACATTCGGGAGTAAACAGATCAGATGAAACATAGCGATAAATGAGATCTCCTAAGCTTGCTCGGCCATTCTGAAACAAATTCTAGCAGAAGTTAACAACCAGCACTTCCTAGAACACGTACACAGTACATCTAATTACCATCCACTTTCTTTTACCTTTGGAAGAGACTCAAAATATGATTCAGGGACTTCCATATCAGCAAGAGTAATGTTGTTGATAGCCATGGCAGCTTTTAGGATCTGGTTCGCACAGTCACGTCTATGCCGCAATTGCTTCCTTGAATTTTCATCAAGGCCTCCTGTGGGCACTCGAGGCACTGGAAGCCACCATTTTTCCTCTTGACGCTGAAGGGCTTTCCGAAATGGGGTTGATCCAGCAGCCTCCTGAGCTAGAATCCCATGGTCAACATACCAGAACTCTGTATCAACAAAACTATCTAATATCTCCTGCAAAAACAATTCTACGTTAAAAATGAACTCTACAACAGAAACATGTTTCCGTATTGCAATAAAAGTCGATGGATCTTACAAGAAGCATGTTGTCCAATTTTCTTAAAGCTGGGAGATTAACATAAAGATCCGACCGGGGCCTGCACGTCATGACCTGAAATCACAGCAACGGCCATTGAAATTTAAACTATAAATCCACCATTAGATACAAATTGTTCATTAGATTTTAGAACTGCCCTGATGTCACATTTTAAATCAAAGCTTCACCTCAAGCTTGCTTCCATCTGGGAATGTCTGCCACGAAGGTATCAACTCAACAATGTGATCACTAACAGAAAGAAACCATTCCATCTCTCTTCGCCACATTGCTTTCTTCTCAAGCGGTACTGGTTCTAGCCTCCATATTTGCCCAAACAAGGTGGCTGCGTGGTTAAGGCAAAGTGAATGAGAAACAAATGCCACATGGAGAAATCAAACAGATAAAAGAAACTATGTTTAAAGAAAAATAGTCAACATACCACAAAGATTGGTGATGGCATTTGAAATAGCCAAGGCAGTGCAAACACCATTTCCACACCCAGACATATCTTCACCAAGCAACAATTTTGCAAATCTTTCCTTCATCAACTCAATCTCTGCAACCCCATTACGAAATACatcaataaaataaatcaaacaagGAAAATGAGAGACATTTTCTTATAGTAGTCATAATACCTGAAACCGTGGAACCTTGTTTCTCCAATTTCCTATCATCCATGGGGGTTTTCTTTCTATCTTCACTAAAACTACTACAGATGCTGCTGTCTTCTGTTTCCGCAATTTCCTGCCCATGCCAATCCAATGAAGGTGGTGAATATAAATCTTCCTCAGAACTACTGTGACTGTGTTCCTCCTCATGCACTGTTGTTTCTGATGTGAAAAGATCAGAACTTGAACTACTTTCACGACCCTTGTCTTCAAGTAACACAGCAAAGGTCCCCATTTGAACCCCATTTTCACCAAAGCTTTTAATCTTCTcttcaaacctttctttcttcTCAACCAAACCCTCCATGTCAGCTCTCTTTTCTTCAAGAACACCAGGTGAATCAGGAACAGCAGAGTTGTTAACTATTGTACCACTATAATCTAATCTCTCTAAGCAACACACATTTGGCTCTATAGCTCTGTAGCACAAGCTTTTAACAGATTTTGGAACCCAAAAGCTACTAGCTTTTAGCTTTGGTACAGGCAAACAAAGCTTGAACTGGTAATCTTCTTGTTGGGTTGAGCCTATGTGCTCTCGGTGGATGAAAGGTCCATCCATAAGGCTAAAACCATACCTGCATTAAGGCAGAatggaagtaaaaaaaaaaaaaaaaaagactcagAAATATAATATGggtttttccttttcttaatGTATGAGAGAAAAAAGTGTGAAGCTATGTGGTCTTATATTATGAAGTAAAGCTGGTAATAACTATTTGAAGAGAATCCCCAGttttcctttttgttatttttcctaAGTTGTCATGTTCTTAAGCAGACAAGAAAAGGGCTTGACAATGTCTAGGCTTTGTTTGAAAATTAAAAGTAGGGTGGTGATGGGAGGATGTATCCATTCAAATCCATGACGTCTATCCTTTcaatttatgttgtttttaagATCCTAATAAGATGCACACAATGCCTTTAGTTTCAAAATTTAGGAGTTCTAGAAGTTGTTTTTGGTGTAAAGGAGAAGTTGTTCTTCAAGCGCTCCACATTGTCTGTGTCATGTTTTCTTATTTGGAATCTTC from Gossypium hirsutum isolate 1008001.06 chromosome A04, Gossypium_hirsutum_v2.1, whole genome shotgun sequence includes:
- the LOC121228162 gene encoding rop guanine nucleotide exchange factor 7, whose amino-acid sequence is MDGPFIHREHIGSTQQEDYQFKLCLPVPKLKASSFWVPKSVKSLCYRAIEPNVCCLERLDYSGTIVNNSAVPDSPGVLEEKRADMEGLVEKKERFEEKIKSFGENGVQMGTFAVLLEDKGRESSSSSDLFTSETTVHEEEHSHSSSEEDLYSPPSLDWHGQEIAETEDSSICSSFSEDRKKTPMDDRKLEKQGSTVSEIELMKERFAKLLLGEDMSGCGNGVCTALAISNAITNLCATLFGQIWRLEPVPLEKKAMWRREMEWFLSVSDHIVELIPSWQTFPDGSKLEVMTCRPRSDLYVNLPALRKLDNMLLEILDSFVDTEFWYVDHGILAQEAAGSTPFRKALQRQEEKWWLPVPRVPTGGLDENSRKQLRHRRDCANQILKAAMAINNITLADMEVPESYFESLPKNGRASLGDLIYRYVSSDLFTPECLLDCLDLSSEHQAIEIANRVEASIYLWRRKTNPKPVNNTSRSSSKSSWDMVKDLMVDAEKREILADRAESLLLCLKQRYPDLPQTTLDMSKIQYNKDIGKSILESYSRVLESLAFNIVARIDDLLYVDDLTKHSDQFSSPTRVGVIGRKSLSIPYSVPFSSTPYRTAFTTPNFSPAHLVSPVKGESSPLFSSNKIPHHGMGVKKVLLTDYLSIDLRDKEHSSPNEVTESGSTSSIARESRVSFEGLKRGCEPTKARASPRE
- the LOC121228163 gene encoding uncharacterized protein, whose protein sequence is MEAGKGTGSSPPSITTQLFGSREPPPSSNEVLRALLSPQSKVSGGRYFRPGMVALPQDSLNVPQNAKPTTNGNHSKGHAGEVRSAENGRVGSIYQEQIEPCHLSSSIYHGGQDIYIRSHSDQDSGLNDDSEEDEYGYASRGNWWQGSVYY